TTCTCTAAAGCTCAAAAAATGCAAGGTATTGCCGGTGAGAACTTCATGTTCTTGCTTGAGTGCCGCCTTGACAACCTCGTTTACCGCCTTGGGTTTGCTAACTCCCGCGCTGGAGCGCGTCAGTTGGTAGCACACGGTCACGTAACTGTAAACGGCAAAAAAGTCGATATCGCTTCTTACCAAGTAAGCACTGGTGATGTAATCGGCTTGCGTGAGAAGAGCCGCGCTCTTTCTTCCATTAAAGAAGCTTTGGAAGGCCGTTCGCATCTTCCAGCATACGTTGAATACAACGAAGCAGCTGTAGAAGGTAAATTCATCCGCTTGCCTGAGCGTGCTGAATTGTCCCAAGACATCGATGAAAAACAAATCGTCGAGTTCTACAACCGTTAATCGTTGCAATCACATTAAAGTTTCAACCCAAACAGCTGTCGAGATTTTCTCGACAGCTGTTTTTCTATGCTTTTTTTTAATTATCTTCATTATAGGAACGTAAATAACGATATAAAATATAGACTCCCTTCAGGAGAAGCACACATCCATATATACATCACAAGAATGACATCGAGGGGGATTAAAACATGCATTTTTTTCGCAATCGCAAGCTCGCTGTTAAGCTTGGACTTTTACTCGGGATCGTATTACTCTGTTGTATTGGAGCCCTGATTGCATTTAATACCAAATCCATTTACGACAAAAGCCTCCAGTACGGCGAAACCGTTGCTGGACAGGCAGCAAACCGGGCTACGAATGAGTTTATGACTGACATTAATCAGGTGAAAAACACGTTGGACACCATGAGTACCACGTTATTGGATGCAGCTCAGAACGGATCACTCAACCGTGAAGAAGTCGTCAGACTCCTTGAACAATATCTGAAGAAGGACGAGAAAGTTTTTGGCTTTTATACGGGCTGGGAACCAAATGCCTTTGATGGAAACGATGCGGAGCACATCAACAAAAAAGAATATGATGATGCTACGGGTCGATTCGTTCCATACGTTATACGTGATGGCAACTCCCTGCATTTTGAGCCTATGCCCACTTATGAGGGAAGCGGT
This Paenibacillus xylanexedens DNA region includes the following protein-coding sequences:
- the rpsD gene encoding 30S ribosomal protein S4, with amino-acid sequence MARYTGPKFKLSRRLGISLSGTGKELKRPFPPGQHGANQRRKISNYGMQLQEKQKLRHMYGLGEKQFRTLFSKAQKMQGIAGENFMFLLECRLDNLVYRLGFANSRAGARQLVAHGHVTVNGKKVDIASYQVSTGDVIGLREKSRALSSIKEALEGRSHLPAYVEYNEAAVEGKFIRLPERAELSQDIDEKQIVEFYNR